One segment of Microbacterium arborescens DNA contains the following:
- a CDS encoding sigma-70 family RNA polymerase sigma factor has product MHILGHAERNRLIEENLPLVGYLARDLHSRATHVPLEELASVGALALVTAADAFDPALGVPFGAYARRRILGAFADEMRSMDWASRGIRKRIKETTAVRDTLTARLGRVAGVDEIAATMGLPRAAVVEALDDAARTVTSIDDATALEVPSAMVLPDEAAVLRERREVLERAVAALPERMRAIVQAVYIDERPVKEIAAELGVSHSAVSQQRAEAIRLLRDALERFVAEEQAEPVSRVSVETREAYFARITAMLPRSGRGVAPAASVAL; this is encoded by the coding sequence TTGCACATCCTCGGTCACGCGGAACGCAATCGACTCATCGAAGAGAACCTGCCCCTCGTGGGCTATCTGGCGCGCGATCTCCACTCGCGGGCCACGCACGTGCCGTTGGAAGAGCTCGCCTCGGTCGGAGCGCTGGCCCTCGTCACGGCCGCGGACGCGTTCGACCCCGCTCTGGGCGTCCCCTTCGGCGCCTACGCGCGGCGGCGCATCCTCGGCGCGTTCGCGGATGAGATGCGTTCGATGGACTGGGCGTCGCGCGGCATCCGCAAGCGCATCAAAGAGACGACGGCCGTACGCGATACCTTGACCGCACGCCTCGGCCGCGTCGCCGGCGTCGACGAGATCGCGGCCACCATGGGCCTGCCCCGCGCCGCAGTCGTCGAGGCTCTCGACGACGCCGCGCGCACGGTCACGAGCATCGACGACGCCACGGCGCTCGAGGTGCCGAGCGCGATGGTCCTGCCCGACGAGGCCGCCGTGCTCCGTGAGCGGCGCGAGGTGCTCGAACGCGCCGTCGCGGCCCTGCCCGAGCGCATGCGCGCCATCGTCCAGGCCGTCTACATCGACGAGCGCCCCGTCAAAGAGATCGCGGCCGAGCTCGGCGTCTCGCACTCCGCCGTCTCGCAGCAGCGCGCCGAGGCCATCCGGCTGCTCCGCGACGCGCTGGAACGATTCGTCGCCGAGGAACAGGCCGAACCCGTCTCGCGCGTGTCGGTCGAGACACGCGAGGCCTACTTCGCCCGGATCACCGCGATGCTGCCCCGCAGCGGCCGGGGCGTCGCGCCCGCGGCATCCGTCGCGCTCTGA
- a CDS encoding FliH/SctL family protein, translating to MSSDAFTRLEIPRLSGPSLTDERDRARARGHAAGYAEGMRLAAAHAAREAAERDAREAAATASERARVAAAIAAVERASDRFDARAAELTAPAVADLHAMAIELAQAIVERELSDSVRSALTTAARIENAVADVEAPEVRVVRLNPADADVVTSALAETLPRSVAFEVDPDLAPGDATIRLADGAIDLRIAAAFARARRALEERA from the coding sequence ATGTCGTCTGACGCCTTCACCCGCCTCGAGATCCCTCGACTGTCGGGGCCGTCGCTCACCGACGAACGCGACCGGGCCCGCGCCCGCGGTCACGCTGCCGGGTACGCCGAGGGGATGCGGCTGGCCGCGGCCCACGCCGCGCGGGAAGCCGCCGAACGCGACGCGCGCGAGGCTGCCGCGACCGCGTCCGAGCGCGCACGCGTGGCCGCCGCCATCGCTGCGGTCGAGCGCGCATCCGACCGGTTCGACGCCCGCGCGGCGGAACTGACCGCCCCGGCGGTCGCGGACCTGCACGCGATGGCGATCGAGCTGGCGCAGGCGATCGTCGAGCGCGAACTCTCGGATTCCGTGCGGTCGGCGCTCACGACCGCGGCTCGGATCGAGAACGCTGTGGCTGACGTCGAGGCTCCGGAAGTGCGCGTGGTGCGACTCAACCCTGCCGACGCGGACGTCGTCACCTCTGCCCTCGCCGAGACGCTGCCGCGATCGGTGGCGTTCGAGGTCGACCCCGACCTGGCGCCCGGCGACGCGACGATCCGACTCGCCGACGGTGCGATCGATCTGCGGATCGCAGCCGCGTTCGCGCGGGCCCGCCGTGCCCTCGAGGAGCGCGCGTGA
- the fliG gene encoding flagellar motor switch protein FliG, translating into MSELTGTQTAAVVIMNLDRAQAVEVLKHLSDDEAEAIAAEIIRLRDLDLETTRDALTDFQRVVRGHLPPVRGGRDLATGLLEASLGPERAAGVLTKVSSSMTSSSFEFLTAVEPAQVASILDGELPQTVALVIAHLPVERAAAVLAEITDPARTDVAQAIATMGTASQDAVAVVATALRARSGALTTRDARETLGGVQPLVDIINRSDATVEKALLASIEARDSALAEDIRSRMFTFADIVVLDDRDAQRVLRGIDVRVLALALKGSSGPVADVILRNMTERNREALQEESRLLGTVRVSQVEEARAAIVRTIRELEAAGDIRVQRVEEEYVV; encoded by the coding sequence ATGAGCGAACTCACCGGAACCCAGACGGCGGCCGTGGTCATCATGAACCTCGACCGGGCGCAGGCCGTCGAGGTGCTCAAGCACCTCTCCGACGACGAGGCCGAGGCGATCGCGGCGGAGATCATCCGGCTGCGCGACCTCGACCTCGAGACCACGCGCGATGCGCTCACCGATTTCCAACGGGTCGTTCGGGGACACCTGCCGCCCGTCCGCGGCGGACGCGACCTGGCCACGGGTCTGCTCGAGGCCTCGCTCGGTCCCGAACGCGCCGCGGGGGTGCTGACGAAGGTGTCGTCGTCGATGACGAGCTCGTCGTTCGAGTTCCTCACCGCCGTCGAACCGGCCCAGGTCGCGAGCATCCTCGACGGCGAGCTTCCCCAGACCGTCGCGCTCGTCATCGCGCATCTGCCCGTGGAGCGCGCGGCGGCCGTCCTGGCCGAGATCACCGACCCGGCCCGCACCGACGTCGCCCAGGCGATCGCGACGATGGGGACCGCGTCGCAGGATGCCGTCGCAGTCGTCGCAACCGCGCTGCGCGCGCGCTCGGGAGCGCTGACCACACGCGATGCCCGCGAGACCCTCGGCGGCGTGCAGCCCCTGGTCGACATCATCAACCGGTCGGATGCGACCGTCGAGAAGGCGCTGCTCGCGAGCATCGAGGCGCGCGACAGCGCTTTGGCCGAAGACATCCGCTCGCGCATGTTCACCTTCGCCGACATCGTCGTGCTCGACGACCGTGACGCGCAGCGCGTTCTGCGTGGCATCGACGTGCGCGTGCTCGCCCTCGCGCTGAAGGGCTCGTCGGGTCCCGTCGCAGACGTCATCCTCCGCAACATGACCGAACGCAACCGCGAGGCGCTGCAAGAGGAGTCGCGCCTGCTCGGCACCGTGCGCGTCTCGCAGGTCGAGGAGGCCCGCGCGGCGATCGTCCGGACCATCCGCGAGCTCGAGGCCGCCGGCGACATCCGGGTGCAGCGGGTCGAGGAGGAGTATGTCGTCTGA
- the fliE gene encoding flagellar hook-basal body complex protein FliE: MPPLSGIDALGAAASALTSSTRAPQQTGGADFGASITGAVDELRAMQSTSNELAVAAVTGDLDDIHSAMIASSRASVTLELIAAVRNKGVEAFNDIMRMQA, encoded by the coding sequence ATGCCGCCGCTGTCGGGCATCGACGCGCTGGGCGCGGCTGCATCCGCCCTCACCTCGAGCACCCGCGCACCCCAGCAGACCGGCGGCGCCGACTTCGGCGCGAGCATCACCGGCGCGGTCGACGAGCTGCGCGCGATGCAGTCGACGTCGAACGAGCTGGCCGTCGCGGCCGTCACGGGTGACCTCGACGACATCCACTCCGCGATGATCGCGTCGTCGCGCGCCTCGGTGACCCTCGAGCTCATCGCCGCCGTACGCAACAAGGGCGTCGAGGCCTTCAACGACATCATGCGGATGCAGGCCTGA
- the fliD gene encoding flagellar filament capping protein FliD translates to MAISIDGLASKLDTKAIIDALMNVERLPRTILSAKSDDRKAVIAQLQALNASLQSLATKAKDAAGPTALLHRKATSSDDSLTVTASAGAPVLRADVVVDRVATAHSIVTGPFGSAADDPLVFTVVGTDGKPVEVRPTSGAAADIAHALSAAGTGITASAVSAGVDADGQALWRLQITATETGAENAFQVFRGDAAAVAAGTASDLASEPASAIVTVGTDAQVRLWAGTAAEQTVTSASNTFTSLFAGVDVSVTRASATPVSVTVAADADGSAAAAKAFVTQIGTLLAGIARGSTATTATTPGEQTRLGVFTGDSTVRALHQALTGAVQLPLDGVAPSTMGLSVDRWGALTFDEEAFTKALADDPAGVQQVFAGVAARVQDVADRYSDKYDGLLTARITGQESEVKMLGEQLTRWDLRLEQRRATLERTYAAMETMLSRLQTQSSYLESQLSAMSGTGNK, encoded by the coding sequence ATGGCGATCTCGATCGACGGCCTCGCCTCGAAACTCGACACCAAGGCGATCATCGACGCGCTCATGAACGTCGAGCGCCTGCCGCGCACGATCCTCAGCGCCAAGTCCGACGACCGCAAGGCCGTCATCGCGCAGCTGCAGGCGCTGAACGCGTCGCTGCAGTCGCTGGCGACGAAGGCGAAGGATGCCGCCGGCCCGACGGCCCTGCTGCACCGGAAGGCGACGAGTTCGGACGACAGCCTGACGGTGACGGCATCCGCGGGGGCGCCGGTCCTCCGGGCCGACGTCGTCGTCGACCGCGTCGCCACGGCCCACAGCATCGTCACGGGGCCGTTCGGCTCCGCCGCGGACGACCCGCTCGTCTTCACGGTGGTCGGCACCGACGGCAAGCCCGTCGAGGTCCGACCGACGTCGGGTGCGGCCGCGGACATCGCGCACGCGCTGAGCGCAGCCGGCACCGGCATCACGGCGTCCGCGGTATCGGCGGGGGTCGACGCCGACGGCCAGGCGCTGTGGCGCCTGCAGATCACCGCCACCGAGACGGGCGCGGAGAACGCGTTCCAGGTGTTCCGCGGCGACGCCGCCGCGGTCGCTGCCGGCACAGCGAGCGATCTCGCCTCGGAACCCGCATCGGCGATCGTGACGGTCGGCACGGACGCGCAGGTACGGCTGTGGGCCGGAACCGCCGCGGAGCAGACCGTGACCTCGGCGAGCAACACCTTCACGTCGCTGTTCGCCGGCGTCGACGTGTCGGTGACCCGCGCATCGGCCACCCCGGTGTCGGTGACCGTCGCCGCGGACGCCGACGGCAGCGCCGCGGCCGCGAAGGCCTTCGTCACCCAGATCGGCACGCTGCTCGCGGGGATCGCCCGCGGGTCGACCGCGACCACCGCCACGACGCCCGGCGAGCAGACCCGACTGGGCGTCTTCACCGGCGACAGCACCGTGCGCGCCCTCCACCAGGCTCTCACCGGTGCGGTGCAGCTGCCGCTCGACGGGGTCGCTCCCTCGACCATGGGGCTGAGCGTCGACCGCTGGGGCGCGTTGACCTTCGACGAGGAGGCGTTCACGAAGGCGCTGGCGGACGATCCGGCCGGGGTGCAGCAGGTCTTCGCCGGCGTCGCCGCGCGGGTGCAGGATGTCGCAGACCGCTACTCCGACAAGTACGACGGTCTGCTCACGGCACGCATCACCGGACAGGAGTCCGAGGTGAAGATGCTCGGCGAGCAGCTGACGCGCTGGGACCTCCGGCTCGAGCAGAGACGCGCGACCCTCGAGCGGACCTACGCCGCGATGGAGACCATGCTCTCGAGGCTGCAGACCCAATCGTCGTACCTCGAGTCGCAGCTGTCGGCGATGTCGGGAACGGGCAACAAATGA
- the fliS gene encoding flagellar export chaperone FliS — protein sequence MNAALRAQQRYREETILSASPSRLVTLLFDRLLLDVERGEAAQRAADWQTANDQLQHAQRILVELTGSLDDSWSGSAALRTVYDYITRTLIGANIGRDPERTRECRDLIAPLREAWHGAAEAMPA from the coding sequence ATGAACGCCGCCCTGCGCGCCCAACAGCGCTACCGCGAAGAGACGATCCTCTCGGCCAGCCCGTCGCGCCTGGTCACGCTCCTGTTCGACCGGCTGCTGCTCGACGTCGAGCGCGGCGAGGCGGCGCAGCGCGCCGCGGACTGGCAGACCGCCAACGATCAGCTGCAGCACGCCCAGCGGATCCTCGTCGAGCTGACCGGCTCGCTCGACGACAGCTGGAGCGGCTCGGCGGCACTCCGGACGGTGTACGACTACATCACCCGCACGCTCATCGGGGCGAACATCGGGCGCGACCCCGAGCGTACCCGCGAATGCCGCGACCTCATCGCGCCGCTGCGCGAGGCGTGGCACGGCGCGGCGGAGGCGATGCCCGCGTGA
- the flgL gene encoding flagellar hook-associated protein FlgL: protein MISRVTSQTLAQSALRNLQSGLSDLARLQNQATSQRAFAAPSDDPAAAAAALDLHAAQRRNDQYARNIGDGLTWVTTVDNAISASTSLLGRARDLTLRGANSGALDANAREAIALELETIADELLAQANTTLLGRSVFAGTAEGSAFGPDFAFAGVPGSEVRRRVADGETVRVDASGAEVFGSGEDSVFALIGSIVADLRGGADVRGRIDQIDDRMNAMLGVQGTVGARQNQIMRAKDAAADATVSLEAQRAAIEDIDTVEVLVALKSQELVYQSALAVTARVMQPTLMDFLR, encoded by the coding sequence ATGATCAGCCGAGTCACGTCGCAGACGCTCGCCCAGTCCGCCCTGCGCAATCTGCAATCGGGTCTGAGCGACCTCGCCCGCCTCCAGAACCAGGCGACCTCGCAGCGGGCGTTCGCCGCTCCGTCCGACGATCCGGCCGCGGCGGCAGCCGCCCTCGACCTCCACGCCGCGCAGCGCCGGAACGACCAGTACGCGCGCAACATCGGCGACGGTCTCACGTGGGTGACGACCGTCGACAACGCCATCTCGGCGTCGACGTCGCTGCTCGGGCGAGCGCGAGACCTGACGCTGCGCGGTGCCAACTCCGGGGCGCTCGACGCCAACGCCCGCGAGGCGATCGCGCTCGAGCTCGAGACCATCGCCGACGAGCTGCTCGCTCAGGCGAACACCACGCTGCTCGGACGGTCGGTGTTCGCCGGGACCGCGGAAGGCAGCGCCTTCGGGCCCGACTTCGCCTTTGCGGGGGTGCCGGGCAGCGAGGTGCGCCGACGTGTCGCCGACGGCGAGACGGTGCGGGTCGACGCGAGCGGCGCCGAGGTGTTCGGCTCGGGCGAGGACTCGGTCTTCGCGCTGATCGGATCGATCGTCGCCGATCTGCGCGGCGGAGCGGACGTGCGCGGCCGCATCGACCAGATCGATGACCGCATGAACGCGATGCTGGGGGTGCAGGGCACGGTGGGGGCGAGGCAGAATCAGATCATGCGAGCCAAAGACGCGGCGGCAGACGCGACGGTGTCCCTCGAAGCCCAGCGCGCGGCGATCGAAGACATCGACACCGTCGAGGTGCTCGTCGCCCTGAAGTCGCAGGAGCTCGTCTACCAGTCCGCCCTGGCCGTCACCGCCCGGGTGATGCAGCCGACGCTGATGGACTTCCTCCGATGA
- the flgN gene encoding flagellar export chaperone FlgN, whose product MGANELSMQLWRERELLEMLIFKLEEQRLLLEAGNTRWIHLASREIERVLEELRESGLGRDVEVAAVAREWGVPEAATLAELLDSAPTGTWRDVFAEHRAALTERMAEVSQLKEANETHLRAASRAVDETLAGLESGTGEYTTGGGRVREDTARIVDREM is encoded by the coding sequence GTGGGAGCCAACGAACTGTCGATGCAGCTGTGGCGCGAGCGAGAACTGCTCGAGATGCTGATCTTCAAACTCGAGGAGCAGCGTCTGCTGCTCGAAGCCGGGAACACCCGGTGGATCCATCTCGCGTCACGCGAGATCGAGCGCGTGCTCGAAGAACTGCGCGAGTCGGGCCTGGGCCGCGACGTCGAGGTCGCCGCGGTGGCACGCGAGTGGGGCGTCCCCGAAGCCGCCACACTCGCGGAGCTGCTCGACTCGGCGCCGACGGGCACCTGGCGCGATGTCTTCGCCGAGCATCGCGCCGCGCTCACCGAGCGCATGGCCGAGGTCTCGCAGCTGAAAGAGGCGAACGAGACGCACCTGCGCGCAGCCAGCCGCGCAGTCGACGAGACGCTCGCCGGGCTCGAATCCGGCACGGGCGAGTACACCACCGGCGGTGGGCGGGTCCGCGAGGACACCGCGCGCATCGTCGACAGGGAGATGTGA
- the flgK gene encoding flagellar hook-associated protein FlgK translates to MSTFSGLGTAASALAAARRGMDLAGQNVANQLTPGYTRQRLETSAVAPPASSTRFGPVAGQGVSVDGIARLGDAVLDARVRDTLAASGYWSARAQAAVRAEASLAEPGKNGLADQLSQLWTAWQDLSNAPDSTAAAAAVVTRGETLVARIADGYRSVAEQWSSARDAAELTVDQINAAAAEIAELNAGIREVGVAGGSANELIDRRNLLAQTVARLSGAVGTVESDGTLTLRVDGNALVSGTRARELDVTGPRSIGAGEPVVLAWREPGAPPVGVSSGELAGTLSVLAPAESGGVLAGLAASYNELASSLAATVNAQHRLGSTASGAPGGDFFAVAAGAPAALGLSVVPRGRDELAIAAPGAGALDGGNADALSGIGKRSDGPDALWSDVVSRLAVATSAESGRAARAETTAVAAAAAQQSVAGVDNDEETMSLLTYQTAYQAAARVLTAVDEALDVLINRTGLVGR, encoded by the coding sequence ATGTCGACATTCAGCGGGTTGGGAACGGCGGCGAGCGCGCTCGCCGCCGCGCGCCGCGGCATGGATCTCGCGGGGCAGAACGTCGCCAACCAGCTGACACCCGGTTACACGCGGCAGCGCCTCGAGACCTCCGCCGTCGCGCCCCCGGCGAGCTCGACGCGCTTCGGGCCGGTCGCCGGCCAGGGCGTCTCCGTCGACGGGATCGCGCGCCTGGGCGATGCCGTGCTCGACGCGCGAGTGCGAGACACCCTCGCGGCATCCGGGTACTGGTCCGCGCGGGCGCAGGCCGCGGTGCGCGCCGAGGCGTCGCTCGCCGAGCCGGGCAAGAACGGTCTGGCCGATCAGCTCTCGCAGCTGTGGACCGCGTGGCAAGACCTGTCGAATGCTCCGGACTCCACCGCGGCGGCGGCTGCGGTGGTGACACGGGGCGAGACGCTCGTGGCACGCATCGCCGACGGCTACCGTTCCGTCGCCGAGCAGTGGTCGTCGGCGCGCGACGCCGCCGAGTTGACGGTCGATCAGATCAACGCCGCCGCGGCCGAGATCGCCGAGCTCAATGCCGGCATCCGCGAGGTCGGCGTCGCGGGCGGTTCCGCGAACGAGCTCATCGACCGACGGAACCTGCTTGCGCAGACGGTCGCGCGGCTCTCCGGTGCCGTCGGCACGGTCGAATCCGACGGCACCCTCACCCTGCGGGTCGATGGGAACGCCCTCGTATCGGGCACGCGCGCTCGTGAGCTGGACGTCACCGGACCCCGATCGATCGGTGCGGGTGAGCCGGTCGTACTCGCTTGGCGTGAGCCCGGCGCCCCGCCGGTCGGCGTCTCGAGCGGGGAACTGGCCGGCACCCTGTCCGTGCTCGCGCCCGCGGAGTCCGGGGGAGTGCTGGCCGGGCTCGCGGCCTCGTACAACGAGCTCGCGAGCTCTCTCGCGGCGACCGTGAACGCCCAGCACCGTCTCGGGTCGACCGCATCGGGAGCGCCGGGCGGCGACTTCTTCGCCGTCGCAGCCGGTGCGCCCGCCGCGCTCGGACTCAGCGTCGTGCCCCGGGGCCGCGACGAACTGGCGATCGCCGCTCCCGGCGCCGGAGCCCTCGACGGCGGCAACGCCGACGCCCTCTCCGGCATCGGGAAGAGGTCCGACGGACCCGACGCGCTCTGGAGCGACGTCGTGTCGCGCCTCGCGGTCGCGACATCCGCCGAGTCGGGACGGGCGGCGCGCGCCGAGACGACGGCGGTCGCCGCCGCGGCGGCCCAGCAGTCGGTCGCAGGGGTCGACAACGACGAGGAGACCATGAGCCTGCTGACGTATCAGACCGCGTACCAGGCGGCCGCCCGCGTCCTCACCGCCGTCGACGAAGCCCTCGACGTCCTCATCAACCGCACCGGCCTCGTCGGCCGCTGA
- a CDS encoding flagellar basal body rod protein FlgB, with protein sequence MLESVTTTALTSALSGLAERQRAIADNIANVNTSGYRAKVVSFENALARSVERGDGAVTATVRESTAATRLNGNNVNLDTETLANIEAVLRYQFAAQAVGGTFSSMQTAMRTS encoded by the coding sequence GTGCTCGAATCTGTGACCACCACCGCGCTCACGAGCGCCCTCTCGGGCCTCGCGGAGCGCCAGCGCGCCATCGCGGACAACATCGCGAACGTCAACACCTCCGGCTACCGGGCCAAGGTCGTCAGCTTCGAGAACGCCCTGGCCCGCTCGGTCGAACGCGGCGACGGCGCCGTGACGGCGACCGTGCGCGAGTCGACCGCCGCCACACGCCTCAACGGCAACAACGTCAATCTCGACACCGAGACCCTCGCCAACATCGAGGCGGTGCTGCGGTACCAGTTCGCCGCGCAGGCCGTCGGCGGCACGTTCAGCTCGATGCAGACCGCGATGAGGACCTCATGA
- a CDS encoding flagellar basal body rod protein FlgC: MTFDAIGIAGSGLTAHRTWLDALSDNIANINTAVAPGDDAFRQRYIAVESAGDPGGVRVAGAVWGGAEGRLVHEPNNPLADADGYVRYPDIDLGEQMSHLILAQRGYQANAAVVDRAKATYEAALQIGRR, encoded by the coding sequence ATGACCTTCGACGCCATCGGCATCGCCGGGTCGGGCCTGACGGCCCACCGCACCTGGCTCGACGCCCTCAGCGACAACATCGCCAACATCAACACCGCGGTCGCGCCCGGCGACGACGCGTTCCGCCAGCGCTACATCGCGGTCGAGTCGGCCGGCGATCCGGGCGGCGTTCGCGTCGCCGGCGCCGTGTGGGGCGGCGCGGAGGGCCGGCTCGTGCACGAGCCGAACAACCCGCTCGCCGACGCCGACGGCTACGTCCGCTACCCCGACATCGACCTGGGCGAGCAGATGAGCCACCTGATCCTCGCGCAGCGCGGGTACCAGGCCAACGCGGCGGTCGTCGACCGCGCCAAGGCCACCTACGAGGCCGCCCTGCAGATCGGACGCCGCTGA
- the fliF gene encoding flagellar basal-body MS-ring/collar protein FliF — MPAAVTSLWTRLRATIAGFTLAQRTIAIIGIAVLAMGVFALASWMSRPTLTPLFSGLSASDASAVVEQLRSGSIPYELTDGGSTVLVPETAVYEQRLAAAAAGLPSAESSGYSLFDKMGVTSSEFQQSVTYKRAIEGELARTIGALENVTTASVQLALPEESVFVSQKIEPTASVFIETSRGVALPPEQVEAIVHLTSAAVSGMKPENVAVVDAAGRTLSAIGGDATRNADQQAGAYETRMAASVQQMLDTVLGTGNATVSVAAEMQQAATERVDETYTPVEGALPATEESSTESYTGTGGQTGVLGAELPAGVGGAGTYESTQTNRSNVVNKTVESTSTPAGSVARQTVAVAVNADGTDVVDVAQLEALVMSAAGIDRARGDQVTVELVAFSDQGAAAAQAALDAAREAEESERSAETLRTAIVAAVVVLGLIGATIAGIVIVRRRRAAAEDESVLTLTPVDEPLDRFDALTRGLATPLLDEAPTVPLPAMAVDPEPEPDPEPVQVALDRRRAEIGDFARRDPARTADLLRRLVRDSTDA, encoded by the coding sequence ATGCCCGCCGCCGTCACCTCGCTCTGGACCCGCCTGCGCGCGACGATCGCCGGGTTCACCCTCGCCCAGCGCACGATCGCGATCATCGGCATCGCGGTGCTCGCGATGGGTGTGTTCGCCCTGGCGAGCTGGATGTCGCGTCCGACCCTCACCCCGCTGTTCTCGGGGCTGTCGGCCTCCGACGCCAGCGCTGTCGTCGAGCAGCTGCGCTCCGGCTCGATCCCCTACGAGCTGACCGACGGGGGCTCGACCGTGCTCGTGCCCGAGACCGCCGTCTACGAGCAGCGCCTCGCGGCCGCGGCGGCCGGCCTGCCCAGCGCGGAGTCATCGGGGTACTCGCTGTTCGACAAGATGGGCGTGACGAGCTCGGAGTTCCAGCAGTCGGTCACGTACAAGCGTGCGATCGAAGGCGAGCTCGCCCGCACGATCGGCGCTCTCGAGAACGTGACGACGGCCTCGGTCCAGCTCGCCCTGCCCGAAGAGAGCGTGTTCGTCTCGCAGAAGATCGAGCCCACGGCATCCGTGTTCATCGAGACGTCCCGCGGGGTCGCCTTGCCACCCGAACAGGTCGAGGCCATCGTTCACCTGACCTCGGCGGCCGTGAGCGGGATGAAGCCCGAGAACGTCGCGGTCGTCGACGCCGCCGGCCGCACCCTCTCGGCGATCGGCGGCGATGCCACGCGCAACGCCGACCAGCAGGCCGGGGCATACGAGACCCGCATGGCCGCGAGCGTGCAGCAGATGCTCGACACCGTGCTCGGCACCGGCAACGCGACCGTCTCGGTCGCCGCCGAGATGCAGCAGGCCGCGACCGAGCGCGTCGACGAGACCTACACGCCGGTCGAGGGCGCCCTGCCGGCCACCGAGGAATCGAGCACCGAGAGCTACACGGGCACGGGTGGTCAGACCGGCGTCCTGGGCGCGGAGCTGCCCGCGGGCGTCGGCGGCGCCGGCACCTACGAGTCGACGCAGACGAACCGGTCGAACGTCGTGAACAAGACCGTCGAGAGCACCTCGACCCCGGCGGGGTCCGTCGCGCGGCAGACCGTCGCCGTCGCGGTCAACGCCGACGGCACCGACGTCGTCGACGTCGCTCAGCTCGAAGCCCTCGTGATGTCGGCCGCCGGAATCGACCGCGCCCGCGGCGACCAGGTGACCGTCGAGCTCGTCGCGTTCAGCGATCAGGGCGCCGCGGCCGCCCAGGCGGCTCTCGACGCCGCTCGCGAGGCCGAGGAGTCCGAACGCTCCGCCGAGACGCTCCGCACCGCGATCGTCGCCGCCGTCGTCGTGCTCGGGCTCATCGGAGCGACGATCGCCGGTATCGTCATCGTCCGCCGCCGTCGCGCGGCCGCCGAGGACGAGTCGGTGCTGACTCTGACCCCTGTCGACGAGCCGCTCGACCGATTCGACGCGCTCACCCGCGGCCTCGCGACCCCGCTCCTCGACGAGGCGCCCACGGTGCCGCTGCCCGCGATGGCGGTCGACCCGGAGCCCGAACCCGACCCGGAGCCCGTACAGGTCGCGCTCGACCGCCGTCGCGCCGAGATCGGCGACTTCGCCCGCCGCGACCCCGCCCGCACCGCCGACCTGCTGCGCCGGCTCGTCCGGGACTCGACCGACGCATGA